In Cucurbita pepo subsp. pepo cultivar mu-cu-16 chromosome LG04, ASM280686v2, whole genome shotgun sequence, the following are encoded in one genomic region:
- the LOC111793929 gene encoding uncharacterized protein LOC111793929, whose amino-acid sequence MKMKRKDLDQFNDEFSDFSLSSPAWKIRRLDVGLPPIIEEEPPEIAGLNEERMMPVNYVAGGNGLRIEELPDASSVAAASASAMEDRPLCDNQERAIVLFKPVNTSFLQSSPLSVSVDSDIISGFKSDILRENRYDGRLKFGEEDDEMGTENKNLAVVPWVPRLQVPASTNMLVQQEEAPQLMEAEEVGEATMDIEDDNLSSQQHPYGYGGMDGANAIHQWHQQHCMIPQLPQQTSSPITWFR is encoded by the exons atgaagatgaagagaaaagaTCTCGATCAATTTAACGATGAGTTCTCGGATTTCTCCCTCTCGTCGCCTGCCTGGAAGATTCGCCGTCTG GATGTTGGTTTACCGCCTATTATAGAAGAAGAACCGCCGGAAATTGCTGGTTTAAACGAAGAACGAATGATGCCTGTAAATTATGTAGCAGGAGGGAACGGTCTGAGGATTGAGGAATTGCCGGACGCTTCTTCTGTTGCTGCTGCTTCAGCTTCTGCTATGGAAGATCGCCCTCTCTGCGATAATCAAGAGAGGGCTATTGTTCTGTTTAAGCCTGTTAACACGTCTTTCTTGCAGTCTTCTCCTCTTTCAGTCTCTGTTGATTCCGACATTATATCTGGCTTCAAGA GCGATATTCTTCGTGAAAACCGTTATGATGGGCGGCTGAAATTTGGTGAGGAGGACGACGAAATGGGGACGGAGAACAAAAATCTTGCTGTTGTTCCTTGGGTTCCGCGGCTGCAGGTTCCTGCTTCCACGAACATGCTTGTCCAACAAGAGGAGGCTCCTCAGTTGATGGAAGCTGAAGAAGTTGGAGAAGCGACAATGGACATTGAAGATGACAACTTAAGCAGTCAACAACACCCTTATGGCTATGGAGGAATGGATGGAGCTAATGCCATTCATCAATGGCACCAACAGCACTGCATGATTCCGCAGCTGCCACAACAAACGTCCTCGCCTATAACATGGTTTCGATGA